A stretch of Natronococcus sp. CG52 DNA encodes these proteins:
- a CDS encoding NADH-quinone oxidoreductase subunit B has translation MSSDKPRQDIYESTAPSTGTRESRMGAGPDDRFNSKLREAFGSSPFILTKFDKFMNWVRGNSMFMLQFGIACCSIEMIHTYAIKHDLDRFGAGVPRASPRQADVMIVPGTIVSKFGPRMKRVYDQMPEPKFVVGMGSCTISGGPFQEGYNVVKGAEEIIPIDIHVPGCPPRPEALIYGVAKLQERIRNGETSPVVVKPYELEQFGDLPKDELVQKLANDIDEDDLVMRYNWADSP, from the coding sequence ATGAGTAGTGACAAACCACGGCAAGATATCTACGAGAGTACAGCCCCGTCGACCGGTACCCGGGAATCGCGGATGGGTGCCGGCCCCGACGACCGTTTCAACTCGAAACTTCGCGAGGCGTTCGGCTCGTCGCCGTTCATTCTCACGAAGTTCGACAAGTTCATGAACTGGGTGCGGGGGAACTCGATGTTCATGCTGCAGTTCGGGATCGCCTGCTGCAGCATCGAGATGATCCACACCTACGCGATCAAACACGACCTGGACCGCTTCGGCGCGGGCGTCCCGCGCGCGTCGCCGCGACAGGCTGACGTGATGATCGTTCCCGGAACGATCGTTTCGAAGTTCGGACCCCGAATGAAGCGCGTCTACGACCAGATGCCCGAACCGAAGTTCGTCGTCGGGATGGGATCGTGTACGATCTCCGGCGGCCCGTTCCAGGAAGGGTACAACGTCGTCAAGGGCGCCGAGGAGATCATCCCGATCGACATCCACGTCCCCGGCTGCCCGCCGCGACCGGAGGCGCTCATCTACGGCGTCGCCAAACTGCAAGAGCGGATCCGAAACGGCGAGACCTCTCCCGTCGTGGTCAAACCCTACGAACTCGAGCAGTTCGGCGACCTCCCGAAGGACGAACTCGTGCAGAAACTCGCGAACGACATCGACGAGGACGACCTCGTCATGCGCTACAACTGGGCTGATTCACCATGA
- a CDS encoding NADH-quinone oxidoreductase subunit D — MSTGLEEQVPRTEVTEDELEALIGDRALRRDDHLNAPGFVIRPDDVQDVLFDLRDRAGFDHLSCLTAQQYEDRYESIYHLKKYKDPTQEVSIVVPTSTADPVSQTAEPVFRTADWHEREAFDLVGIDYEGHPDPRRILLPETWQGHPLSLDYDQEKPQIVTLSEHANPIQPDHHDEESDTMFLNVGPHHPATHGVLHVKTVLDGETVVDVDPDIGYLHRCEEQMCQQGTYRHQIMPYPDRWDYVSAGLLNEWAYARAAEDLADIEVPEYAQIVRTMGAELCRIASHMLALGTFCLDVYGDFTAVFQYAFRDREVVQDILEDLTGQRLMFNYFRLGGVAWDLPEPREEFIEKTRDFLDELPAKIDEYNDLVTGNEIFQVRCTDTGVLEPEVAKSYGCTGPVARASGVDYDLRRDDPYGYYENLEWDVVTRDGCDNYARVLCRMQEVEESAKIIEQCLDLLEEWPEDERTVQANVPRTLKPDADTEVYRAVEGAKGELGIYIRSDGTDKPGRFKIRSPCYHNLSALEVMSEGEYIPDLIASLGSLDIVLGEVDR; from the coding sequence ATGAGCACGGGACTCGAAGAACAGGTTCCACGGACCGAGGTCACGGAGGACGAACTCGAGGCGCTGATCGGCGATCGAGCGCTCAGACGCGACGATCACCTCAACGCGCCCGGCTTCGTTATTCGGCCGGACGACGTTCAGGACGTCCTCTTCGACCTGCGAGACCGGGCGGGGTTCGACCACCTCTCCTGTCTCACCGCACAGCAGTACGAGGACCGCTACGAGTCGATCTACCACCTGAAGAAGTACAAGGACCCGACCCAGGAGGTGTCGATCGTCGTCCCGACGTCGACCGCCGACCCGGTTAGCCAGACGGCAGAGCCGGTGTTCCGGACGGCCGACTGGCACGAGCGCGAGGCGTTCGACCTGGTCGGCATCGACTACGAGGGCCACCCCGATCCGCGGCGGATTCTCCTGCCCGAGACGTGGCAGGGCCACCCGCTCTCGCTCGACTACGACCAGGAGAAACCCCAGATCGTCACGCTCTCGGAGCACGCTAACCCGATCCAGCCCGACCACCACGACGAGGAGTCGGACACGATGTTCCTGAACGTCGGGCCGCACCACCCGGCGACCCACGGCGTGCTCCACGTCAAGACCGTCCTCGACGGTGAGACGGTCGTCGACGTCGATCCCGACATCGGCTACCTCCACCGCTGCGAGGAGCAGATGTGCCAGCAGGGCACTTACCGCCACCAGATCATGCCCTACCCGGACCGCTGGGACTACGTTTCGGCGGGGCTGCTGAACGAGTGGGCCTACGCCCGCGCGGCCGAGGACCTCGCGGACATCGAGGTCCCGGAGTACGCCCAGATCGTCCGGACGATGGGCGCCGAACTGTGTCGGATCGCCTCCCACATGCTCGCACTCGGGACGTTCTGTCTCGACGTCTACGGCGACTTCACCGCGGTCTTCCAGTACGCGTTCCGGGACCGCGAGGTCGTCCAGGACATCCTCGAGGACCTGACGGGCCAGCGGCTGATGTTCAACTACTTCCGGCTCGGCGGGGTCGCCTGGGACCTGCCCGAACCCCGCGAGGAGTTCATCGAGAAGACGCGGGACTTCCTCGACGAACTGCCGGCGAAGATCGACGAGTACAACGACCTCGTCACCGGCAACGAGATCTTCCAGGTGCGCTGTACGGACACGGGCGTACTCGAGCCGGAAGTCGCCAAATCCTACGGCTGTACGGGACCGGTCGCCCGCGCCTCGGGCGTCGACTACGACCTCCGCCGGGACGACCCCTACGGCTACTACGAGAACCTGGAGTGGGACGTCGTCACCCGAGACGGCTGCGACAACTACGCTCGCGTGCTCTGTCGGATGCAGGAAGTCGAGGAGTCCGCGAAGATCATCGAGCAGTGTCTCGACCTGCTCGAGGAGTGGCCCGAGGACGAGCGAACCGTCCAGGCCAACGTTCCGCGGACGCTCAAACCGGACGCCGACACGGAAGTCTACCGCGCCGTCGAAGGGGCGAAGGGCGAACTCGGGATTTACATTCGCTCGGACGGCACCGACAAACCCGGCCGGTTCAAGATCCGCAGTCCGTGTTACCACAACCTCTCGGCGCTCGAGGTGATGAGCGAGGGTGAGTACATCCCCGACCTGATCGCCTCGCTCGGTAGCCTCGACATCGTGCTCGGAGAGGTGGATCGATGA
- a CDS encoding complex I subunit 1/NuoH family protein, with the protein MIEVPLQTSDTVLLPERIGELTGLDQFGMAGELLATFLAAFVVGNLMLAMTGVAGPWAKRKITAAFTDRIAVNRLGPAGLLIIVADSVRLLSKEIIIPENADRPAYDLAPIVVASSALLGFAVIPMGSGIHLADPEVGLAFVFAVAGIASIGLVMAGYASANKYSMLGGLRAVAQNIAYEIPLVITGMSVVIFAGSLRMSEIVAVQNQTLVDLGLVTIPAWFAIVNPFAFVLFLLANFAEVGRNPFDTPEAPTEIIAGYQTEYSSVYFVLIYLGEFLHIFLGGAIIATIFLGGPAGPGPAEIGIVWFLVKIWGVFLLTQWLRSAVPRVRIDQLIEIGWKGLLVLAFANLILTAVIVGVIA; encoded by the coding sequence ATGATCGAGGTGCCACTGCAGACCAGCGACACCGTCTTGCTCCCCGAGCGGATCGGCGAGCTAACCGGGCTGGATCAGTTCGGTATGGCCGGCGAACTGCTCGCGACGTTTCTCGCCGCGTTCGTCGTCGGAAACCTGATGCTGGCGATGACCGGCGTCGCCGGCCCGTGGGCGAAACGGAAGATCACCGCCGCGTTCACGGACCGAATCGCGGTCAACCGACTCGGGCCGGCCGGCCTGCTGATCATCGTCGCCGACTCGGTTCGACTGCTCTCCAAGGAGATCATCATCCCCGAGAACGCCGACCGACCGGCCTACGACCTCGCGCCGATCGTCGTCGCGTCGTCGGCGCTGCTCGGCTTCGCCGTTATCCCCATGGGCAGCGGAATCCACCTCGCCGATCCCGAGGTCGGCCTGGCGTTCGTCTTCGCCGTCGCCGGCATCGCGAGTATCGGCCTGGTGATGGCCGGCTACGCCTCCGCGAACAAGTACTCGATGCTCGGCGGGCTGCGGGCGGTCGCACAGAACATCGCCTACGAGATTCCGCTCGTCATCACGGGGATGTCGGTCGTCATCTTCGCCGGCTCCCTGCGGATGAGCGAGATCGTCGCCGTACAGAACCAGACGCTCGTCGACCTCGGACTCGTGACGATCCCGGCGTGGTTCGCGATCGTCAACCCGTTCGCGTTCGTGCTGTTCCTGCTGGCGAACTTCGCGGAGGTCGGCCGGAACCCCTTCGACACGCCCGAGGCGCCGACCGAGATCATCGCGGGCTACCAGACCGAGTACTCGAGCGTCTACTTCGTGTTGATCTACCTCGGCGAGTTCCTGCACATTTTCCTCGGCGGGGCGATCATCGCGACGATCTTCCTCGGCGGCCCGGCCGGCCCGGGTCCGGCGGAGATCGGCATCGTCTGGTTCCTCGTCAAGATCTGGGGCGTATTCTTGCTGACCCAGTGGCTCCGCTCGGCGGTGCCCCGGGTCCGCATCGATCAGCTGATCGAGATCGGCTGGAAGGGACTGCTCGTCCTCGCGTTCGCGAACCTCATCCTGACCGCAGTAATCGTGGGGGTAATAGCATGA